One Eubacterium sp. AB3007 genomic window, CGACGGCACATAAGTGTTCTTGATTCGATGCTGTGTCACCTGCGCCTTCTGTGTGACCGGATCGTCCACCTCATAGGCCGCAACTGTGTCGGCCAGCACCTCTACGGTGAAACACTTGTTGAGCTTGGCGAGAGCCGCTGCCTCGTCCTTGCTCGGAGCCCTTCCGTACGCTTCCCGGAAGCTCTTCTCCGTAAAGATCTCGTCACAGGTCCACTTGTGGCTATTGTTTGCCGGAGTAAACCTGACTTCTTTATCTCCGTCCTCACTGATGTACTTGTATTTATCCCCATCTTCTTCAGAACTCCAGGCATATGTCCAGTTGTTGCCGGAGTTGAGCTTGATGGTGTCGATGATCTTGCCGCCGTAACGGATGTTTACATTGATCTCCGAAGGTTTGGCGGATTTTTCCTTTCCCGAAGGAATCGACCATATCTTCGTGACTCTGTGGTTGATCGTGACCGCGGTTCTGACGATCTTGATAACGACATTGTTGTCGAGTGTGATGGTACTGTCGCCACCGAGAATCGCAATATAGACCGGACGAGGAGTCCAGTTGGTGAGTTCGCTCTTGCTGTCCCTCACTGTCTTACTCTTAACCAGATAGAGACCATCCACGAGCCCTTCTTTTGTGAATGATTCGCCCGGTTTTAGGTTATACTTGCCCAGTGACTCAAGCTCGATCCCGTTGTTGTCGATATACTCTGCGAGAGACCATGCCGAAGCGAGCCAGCCCTCTGCGTCGTCCTTCTTGTAATCGAGCTTCACATGGGCATCCTTGACCGCGTCGTCAAGCGCGAACGCGCCAGTATTGGTATAATGCCCGACTTTGAATATCTCGAACTCGAATTCCGTACCGGCAGAAAGGCCCTTGACCTTACCAAGTGTGACCGTGGCGTTACCGCCATCAGCCATTGCCTGTTGCGGCATGGCAAAGACCATAGTGACCGCCAGCAGCAGTGACAGCAGCAGCGCACCGGCTGTCTTTGGGATTGTGTCTCTGTTCATCTTCATTTCTTGAGTCCCTTCTCTTCGAAGTATTTCGATATATATTCTTCCGGTCCCATACGCTTCGCGCGTCTAGTCGATATAAGCAATAATATCAGCAGTATCAGCAACATCGCTCCCGCCAGGAACGGCGCTATGAATATCGGCTCTATCTGGATGGCATCTGCTGTGACATCCGCCGAGCCATTCGCGTTGGGCACCCTGTGCCCGCGCACCAGCAATCTGTGTGTGTTTACACCGTATGGTGTACAAGTGATCAGGGTGCACAGATCCTTGCCTTTTTCTATCTTCAGATCTGATAGATCATTCGGCAAGACAATCCGCACCTGGTCACATTCATATGTGAGAGTCTCATTGAGTACCGTTATGGTCCACGTGTCGCCTTCTTTGATCTTGTCTATGTCTGTAAAAAGCCGTGATGACGGAAGACCACGATGTCCTGATATGACGCAGTGGCTTCCTTTGCCTCCCACCGGTAGCGATGTCTGCTCGAGATGGCCTATCGCAGTCTGCAACACCTTTTCATCAGTACCATGCATCAACGGAAGCCTGATATGCAACTTCGGGACACTTATATAGCCTATAGCTTTTGTGCCCTTAACCTTAAGCTGTCTCTCGTAATCGCGACGCTCAGCATCGGACATAGACCACCGAAAGCCGGTCTTTGATAGCCTTTTGTTGTATTTCCTAGCATCACGAAGGATATTCTTGTAGTCATCCTTGTCCATCGAGGAAACCACCTGGGTATATTCCATGATGGTTCTGGCCTGATGAAACCCGTTCCAGTAATTTGCTACAGATGGGTAGAGCAATAAGCTGATTCCTATTAGCATACCGGCAGTCAAGACTACCGTTAAAAGATTTCGCTTAATCCACTCTCTCATCGTTTTTCTACACTACACCTTTATATCTTTCATCTGTTATCCAGCTCGGGTCTGAGCTTTCTGAATGCTCGGACTTCCGGAAAAGGATCCATCATGTGCATAACTGTCCGGTGATCGATCGGTTTCCGCAGGTCCGACAACTTTTTTAATTCAATATCTTTAATAAAAAGAATTAAATGAGGGGATTTCATTTAGAATCGATTAATGTCTTCATGCCGGGCAGGGGCAAACGCTCCCACCCGGCAATTAACCTTCGTTTAAGTTTAAACGAGATGTTTAAACTATTTGTTCTTGTTCATTCTTCTTCTTGAAACAAGGACTATTCCGCATCCAACAACGAGCAGAGCGCCCAGGATGTAGAAGATCGTGGTACCCATACCACCTGTGGATGGGAGTTCTGCTCCCTTCTTGTTGTTGATCGGGAATACAGGGTTTCCATTCGCTGGAGCCTCATATGTTGTTGTACTTTCACTTGTTGTTGCTGTATATGTGGAGGTAGCTGTTCCATCGATCGTGATGGTGTAGTTCTTAAGCGTAGAATCGGCATTGTATTCTGCTTCAATCTTTACTGTGTGAGGTCCTGTAGTATCCTTTGTATATCCCGCAGGAGCTTTTGTCTCTTCAAGCTGATATGTACCGACTTCGAGGTTGTTGAAAGTTATTCTTCCATCAGCTTGAGTTGTAAATGTCTGCTCGAATCCATTTGGTGTGTTGTTAGGACCTACTCCAGTGAGCTTGAATGTAGCGCCAGCAAGAGGACTGGCACCCGTTGGCATAGACTCCTTCTCGTTATACTGTGTAATTGGATTTCCATTCTTATCAACGCCTACCTTGATAAGTTCATTTGTCTTTTGAGAGCCTTCACCAAGTCTGTTAGCATCAATAGCGAAGGTGTAGTGGTGAGTTTCAACTTCTTTTTTCTTGTGTTTACTTGAATCTGAAGGATTGTTCGAGAACTCCAGTTTTACTTTATTCTTCTCTTCGTGAACCTGAGATGTGTCCTTAACTCCTTCGCCAACAAGAGCGGAGTATTCGATTGTAAGTGATGCAGAAGCATTTTCCTTCAGATAGTTTTCAGTAAAGGTGATAGTGAAGCCATCCTGGCCTGCGGATCCTTTTGTCAAAGTATAGTCTGTGTCTTTGACGAGTGTTTTGGTACCATTTTTAACAACTGGAGTATGGCCATCCGCAATTGTCAAACCGCTGGAAAGTGTATCGGATACTGCGAAATACGGCTCTGTCCAGTTCGTATTGTACTGAGGAACAGTGACTGTTACTGTAAACGGAACGATGTCGCCAACCTGCACGTCATAGTCATCCGGAGCGTTGTTTGCTTCCTTTTCAACAGTAACATTTTGCTTCTTAATGTTTGCTGTATCCTCACTCAAATTAACCGCGGCCGAATTTGTGCCATCGAAGTCTGCAGATACTACAGCCGGGTTGTAAATGTGGGATGCATCATTAGCAGTTACAAGAACCAGATAGGAACCTGCTGTTTCAACTGTGCCGCAAGTCTTTTCCCAAGTTGTGCCAGTAGTTGTGCCTGTAGCTGCCGTCATCTTGTCTGTGTGGCTTGCAAGTGTTGCGAGTTCTTCCTTTGTCAGGCCGTCTGTGATCTGATCAAGAGTCAGTCCAACTCCCTCTGCAACTTTCCAATTGTTGTTTTCTGCATCCCAAGTAATAAACTGGTAAGCAGTTACGGTGTCGCCTTCTTCAAACCCACTGACCGTTACTTTTGCGTCAACAGTCAAATCGCCATCAGCTGCGAACGTAACACTGCTCATGGCAAGCATCATTGCTAATGCAAGAAACAGTGTTATCACTTTCTTAATATGTTTCATAAATGCCTTCCTTTCTTGCCTTTCAAGGCATGATACTATGGCCAAACGGCCCATCTTGTTAGTGACCTTGCGGCCATAGTGGATGCCCCGAAGGGCAAAGTTGATTCCCCCTGCTGATATCCGCAGCGAGTACGGTATTATGAGTCTGCGGAACCTCCCCTCAGAGTCCGCGGGCTTATAATCATATTTAGTGAACCGGTCCGAGCTTTGTCAGTGGCCATATCCGGAAAACGATTTTTCCGACTATTTGCTCTGACGTTACGCATCCAACCGCCAGGTGTCGTGAATCAATAGATACGGAGCGGTTGTCTCCGAGCACGAACACCCTGCCATCCGGAACCTGGTACGGAAAGTCGATATCCGGCTCTCCAAACGCCTTATGATCGAGATAAGGCTCATCGATCCGCTGTTGGTTCACAAAGACATTTCCATCGAGATCTATGTCTACCCAATCACCAGAGTTGGCGATCACTCTCTTCACCAGCACGTTGTTGTTATAGTAGAAGGCGATCACATCGCCTGTTTGGAAACTGGATCCCTTCACGGCCACCACCAGTTCGCCGCTGGTTAGTGTGGCGTTCATGGACTGGCCGTAGATCCGCAGCACCGGCAGAAGCAACATGGAAATCAGCACCGCGATGGCGGCGACCACGATCAGAATGTTGGTCGTACTGACGATAGACTGCTTGAGATTGTATCGGTAGAGGACCTTCTCGTAGGCGGTCTGTATATCTGCGGTCGCCGGAAGCTCTACCTCCTTCTGAGGATCCTGTGCCTGCGCCGTGGCAGTGTTCACCAGCGTTTCCATGACCTCACGCTCGCTACTCATCCCGCTCATACTTCCTCCTGATATTCTCCAGGTAGGTAACGGCGGCTTCCTCTGCATCCTTGAAGATACCTGTGATCTCCAGAGATGCCTGTGCGAGCGATCCGATCTCGCTGAAATCGATTTCACGACTGGCCAACTTGGCCTCCAGTTCAGCGTTCTGCTCCCGCAGCCGGTCGATCTCTCTGCCTTGGGCCAGCATGATCTCCAGGAGTTCCTTCCGCTTCAGCTTGGACAGGGGCTTGTCAGCCTTACCCTCCGGCATCCCGGCTGTCTTTTTCTTATTGAATACGCTCATACTCCCTTTACCCAACGTCTTTCTCATCTTTTAATTAGACACCAAAAGGACTCTCTTCTCTAGTATCCTTAGTCAAAGCCCTAACCCTGTTGCGTCTAATACCGAAGACAATCTGTTTATAATCGTAATTATACCGAAATGATGTCGGCTTAACTTTATGGTAATTATAGCATCATATTATTTGTGAGTCAAGAAAAAACAGACAATTCTATCATTTCGCACTATAGTACAGTAAACCATTTTCTATTTTTGGACAAAAAGCCAATAATCATTGAAATACGAACATTTCCGAGATCTCAACATTCCGGTTATAAAGCCCCTCGGATGCCGTTCTCTCACCATGCTGCCCTTTGCTGATCCGGGAGTGCACGGTCGTCTCTGTGCACCCAACTGCCATCCTACTCCAATTCCCGCCGGATGCGCGCCCGCACGTCATCAAACAACAGCTCCTTGTTGTGCCGATAATACGCCTCGCACCCGAAATTCTCCACGAACCAGCTGGTATCCGCGCCGGCGGTGATCTCGGTGACAAACATAACCATCTCCTGGCCCTGTCCCAGCGCCTCCTCCAGGAAGCGGAAGGTGTTGTCAAAGCACGCCCCGGTCTGGTCAGCCAACGCCTTTCTACGGTCACTGACAGCCGCCATCGTCTCCCGCGCGACCTCCATCGCCTCCTCGCGGCACAAAGCCTTCCCGTCCTCTTCCTTCTCCCGGAGGCCGTCCATGATCTCTTCCAAAACCTGGATCTCCCTCTGGATCTGTTCCTTTCTTTCCTTACTGAGCTGGCCGGCAGCGGCGGCGCGTTTCCATTGGCGCCGCCGTTCCTCGGCGATGCCGTCCAACAAAGGCAGGGGTTCCGGCTGGTGCGTACTGGCAGCAGGTTCGCCCGTGGGAACGCCCTCCAGGCGTCCCCTGAAAGTTTTCAGGTCGGCGAACACGGCATCAGCCAGCGCTTCCTGCCGGCGGGTCTGCCCCGCCAACTCCGAAAGACGCGACACCAGAAGGCCCATAACGGATAGTTTCTCGTCAAAAGGTGCCGACCGCAGCTGGGTAAGCGCAACTTTTTCCCAGCTGCCGCTCAATACTTCCTCCACATGATAGGTCCGCTGATACTTATAATAGAGATCCAGGTAGGCGGCAAAATCTTTTGCAATTTCCGGCATCTGGATGTACTGCTCGATCACCGTGCGGTCCACACGAAGGCCGAGTTTTTCGTAGGCCAGGATCAGCTCGCTGAGATCCTCCCAGCCTCTGGCGGTGGCAAATCGCATCCCGTCCTGGGTGTTTTCCAGCCGGTAGAAGTTTTCTTTCTTGATATCCAGATAGCTGATCACCGCGCCATGAACACCCTTTGCGCGGGCGTACTCCTTCCAGACGCCGAGATCCTCCTCCACGTCGATGCGCTTGACCCTGTCCAGGGTGACCACGTCGAACTCCCGGGCACTGCGGTTGTACTCAGGCGGATTGCCCGCCGCCACGATAAGCCATCCCTCTGGCATGCTCCGATTCCCAAATGTCTTGCACTGGAGGAACTGGAGCATCACCGGCGCCAGCGTTTCCGATACGCAGTTGATCTCGTCCAGGAACAAAATCCCCTCCCGAACACCAGTCTGCTCCATCAAATCGTAAACGGAAGCCAGTATCTCGCTCATGGTGTATTCGGTGATGGGCACCTCCTGCCCGTCATATGTCCGATGCTCTATATACGGTAAGCCAATGGCGCTCTGCCTGGTATGGTGGGTGATGGTGTAGGCCACCAGCCCCACCCCGGTGTCCGCCGCGATCTGCTCCATGATCTGCGTCTTACCGATGCCCGGCGGCCCCATCAGCAGCACCGGTCGCTGCCGGATGGTGGGGATCAGATAGTTCCCCAGCTCGTCTTTCGTCAGATAGGCACGAAGCGTGTCTTCGATCTGCTGCTTCGCCTGCTTGATATTCATCGCCATATCTATTATCTCCTTATTATGTCGATTCTCGTCATCTGGTTATCTCTGCTCTCCGCAAGCCATATGCTATTAATCGCTAATATTAGCGATTAATGCCACACGGTTTTTCAACCACACGTGCGCGCCCTCGCACAAAGCTTTGTGCACGCGGCAGGCCGCCAGCATCGCACGATCGCTGCCCTCGCACGGTCGCCGCCATCGCTAGGTTCGCGGCAGTTCGTCCCAGTCGATGAGCTCCGGTTCTTCCTCCTCCAGTCGGTCGCGGGCGGCCCGCAGATCCGGCAGCTCCAGAACCAGTTTGATGGCCCAGGCCGGGATCTTCACCGATGCCGGCGGTTCCTCCAGAAGCACAAAAGCCACATCGTAGTTTGGCCGTTTCTTCGGGTAGATACCCATCCCGTCGGTAAAATAGATCAGTCCCCGCAGGGAGGAGAATGCTCCGCCCTTCACCAGACTGTCCACGTGGGCGAACACCGGACGAAAATCCGTGCTGCTCCCGCCCTCCAACCGAAAGTGTTCCATGTACTCTGCCAGCTGTTCCATATCATATACCGGATCGTCCGCGCGCACCCGATCATCACACTGAATGATGCGGATGTTCACCTTTCGCGTAAAAGTTTCCGTACTCCGCAAGATCGCCCAGGTACATGCCAGAAATTCCTTTACCAGCGCCCCCGAAGTGGACATGGACGTGTCCACGGCGATCACCAGGTCTTCGATGCGCTTTTCCTCCTTGGTTTCCGGCGGTTCCACCAGGGGCATGTTCCCGTAGAGCTGCAGCCCGTACGTATAAAAAATATAATCAAAGCTGTCCGGATCCACCTCCATGATCTCCCGAGGCGCCGCAAAACGCCGCAGGAACTTCCGGTAATCCACGTCATCCCGCATGGCCACCCTGATCTGGTCTGCCACGGTCTCTCCACCGGTGCCCCGTCCAGCCATCACCGTCTCCGCAGCCGTCCTGGAGCGCTCACCGATATCTGACCAATTCTTGTCTTGCTCCTCCCGTTTCTGCTGCTCCTGCTGCTCCTCCGGCACCCAAAGCCCGTGGTCATCCACCAGAAACGCCTGCCGCAACGTCGCTACTTCCCGGGGCGCCATCTCCATCCGCAGCAAGCGGTGGTAGACCCCCTCCGCAGTGACCACCTTCATCTCCGAGGCGCATTCCGCGATGAACTGTTTCTTCAGTGGCACAAATTCTGACTGGATACACGGGTAATGCAGCTCGTCCATCAGGGCTTCCACCGCCGTATCGCAGGCCAGGTCCCACAGGTAGGGATCCTTTCCTCTGGCCTTCCAGATATGGCGGAGCATGCAATGAAACACCACATGCAGATACCCCCGGTTGACCAGCTGGGGCGCCCGCACGAACTGGCGCCCCAGCCACCGCCCATTATAGTACAGGGCGGCGCCGTCCGTAGCCATGGTGGGGACGGCGCCCTCCTGCGTCGCACCTTCGCCCTCCGGCGACGCGCCCCCTGCCGGGACCAGGGCCAGCGTACTGAGGGCCACATCCATGAACGGCATGGCCATATATAGTTCGTTTCTGGCGGCGGCGAGAATCTCGCCACCGATCCTATCATAGTTTTTCTCTGCCATCGGATACACCAGCCTTTACAGTTCGTAGGTCTTCCGGCGCCCGGAGGGCGCCGGAGCCTGCTTGTGTTCTTCCTCCATCAGGACTGCCAGACAGTCGGTACGGCCCAGGCGGCGGGCGGTTTCGGCCGCCGCAGCAAGCAGCGAAGCGTCCGGGGCGGCGAGGCGCACCAACAGGGCCAGCTCACCGCTGCCTGCCGCGTCAATACCCGCTCCGGCCTCCATGCTCCCGCCTTCCAGAAGGTGCTCCGCCAGTTCCGAAAAATGATCTTTCACGTACTCCAGATAGGACTCTCGGTGCTCCGCCGTCAGCTCTACCGGGCGGCTAACCCGGTACCAGGCCATTCGGGCCGCCCGGGCCAGGTCTGTCTCCCGGCCCAGATAGGCCTTCCAAAGCCCGTCATAGTCGTGCCAGCTGAGACGCTTGTCCCGAAACACGTGTCTGTAGGGGTAGCCCGCCCCCTCGATGGTGTAGTCGAACTGACGGGCCTCGTTGTTTTCCGTGTAAAGCTCCAGATAGTCCGGGAAGACCAGCCGCGCTTCCTCGCGCCCGGCCCGGACCACCACCTCCATCTCTCCGGTGGTCTCCCCCACAAAAAACGCCATATTCGTACCGTCCAGTTCCATCCGCTGTCGCCGGAGCACGACCTGCTGCAAAGCCCGGCAGTTCATGAAACACGCCCTCTGCCAGCTGATCTCCCGATCCGCCAGCTCAATTCGCTGCATGCTCCTGCAGTTGAGAAAAGCATAATCGCCCACCTCCCGGATCCCCTCCGGAAGCCGCAAGGACAGCATCTGACGGTTGCTCCACTGGTCCTCCTCCACCGGGGGAGTTCCGTCCGTGATCTCGATCTCCTGGACCCCCGCCACATCGCTTGTATCCCATGGGTCCGCGGACAAAGCATGCCCGGCGATCTTCACCACCGGCAGCATGGGTGACATGGGGGCCCTGCCATTCTTCTGTCCAACTGATTCAGACAGGCCGACGGGCAGCGCCTCCGGCAGGACCGCGTGCCGGTCACAGGTTACGGCGCGGACGATCGTGACCTCACTCGTGACCTCGCCTGCACGGTGACCTTCTCCGTGGCCTGCCTCCTTCCTCTCTTCCGTTATTACATACTGAAGGCGCCAGTTACCGAATCCAGTTATCTTTTTCATCACGTTCTCCTTGCTGTTCCTAAAAGGCGCCCTCATACCTTCCTCCGTGCCCTTATGCTATTAATCGCTAATATTAGCGATTAATAGCATAAGGGCATCCACACATGGTTTTCCCATCGTTTCAGAAACCCTACAGGATTAAGAACAAATATCTGTACTCATTCCCGTAGGGTTTCTGGGCAATACTATGCAAAATCCTTTTGGCTGCCTGCGGCATTCGACACGATCATTTCAACCGCATCTCTCCCGCGCCTTACATCCCGTAATCCACGAACATGTTCAGGTTGTTCTGCTGAATGGCAGCGGAGATGAACCCCAGGCCGAACAGGCACAGGATCACACAAAGCAGCGTGTCATCCTCCAGGGCGTTGCCGTTGCGGTCTGCCACCCGAGCGACCCGTTTGGACAGATAGTACCAGTAGTAGATCCCGTAGAGTCCACAGGTGATCAGGGTCAGGATCACCACCAGTCCCGGAGTTGTCCCCGGCCGCTGTCCCTGTGCTTCCGTGATGAGGTTCCAATCGTCCGTCAGAACAAAGATCCAGTAAAGATAATAGATCCCGCAGGTGATGATCGTGAGCAGGATGCCGACCCATATGCTCCTCTGCTTGATTTGCTTTGTGTAAGTGTCCATATCCTCTCCCCTTTCGTAAAATAATCGCTACTTCGAAGCCTGGGCTGCCTCCAGAAGCTTGGCCTTCAGCTGATTCTCGATAGCGGCCAGCTCTGTCTCTGCGGCAGCACGGCGATCCTTGCCTTCCTTCTGGATCCGCAGCACCTCATCCAGCGTATCGATGAGCTTCTGGTTGGTGTGCTGCAGCGTCTCGATATCCACGATACCGCGCTCGGACTCCTTGGCGACTTCCACGGTGGCCATCTCCAGCGCGTCCGCGTTCTTCTTCAGCAGTTCGTTGGTCATATCGGAGACCGCCTTCTGGGCCTTGGCTGCCTGGGTTGAGTGCTCCACGCCCAGAGCGATGATCATCTGGTTCTTCCAGAGCGGGATGGTGTTCACGATGGTGGACTGGATCTTCTCTGCCATCTCGTTGTCCGCCGCCTGCACCATGCGGATCTGCGGTGCCGTCTGCATGGCAATGGTCCGGGTGGTGGTCAGGTCGAACAGCTTCTTCTCAAAACGCTCGCACTGCGCCGCCAGGTCCTTCGCCGCCTGGGCATCTTCCGGGGCGCCGGTCTGCCGCGCCTTCTCCTCCAGCGCCGCCAGCTGCTCTGTGCGCACCTGCTCCAGTTTCTTCTTACCGGCCACGATATACATGGTCAATTCCTTGAAATACGTCATGTTGACCTCGTACATCTGGTCAAGCATGGCAGAGTCCTTCATGAGCTGCGTCTGGCGCGCGTCCAGTTCGTTCTCGATGGTGGTGACGTTGGTCTCGACCTTGTTGTATCTGGCCTTCAACGTCTCCAGCTTGTCTTTCTTCTTGCGGAAGAACCCAAAGAACCCGCCCTCGTCCTCCGGGTCGTCCAGGCTCTTCAGTTCCCCCATCAGCGTGGTGATCATCGCCCCCACCTCACCCATGTCCTTGGTCTTCACGTTGGCCAGGGTCTTGTTGGCAAACTCGGCGATGTTCTTCTGGGTGCCGGCGCCGTAGTTCATCACCGCGGCGGTGTCGCAAACGTCGATCTGCGGCACAAAGCTCTCCACCTGTGCCAGTTCCTTCTCAGTCAGGGAATCTTCCAGACGGGATAACCCAGACTCGTCCGACTTCTGCTCCTCAGCGACCACCGGAAAACTCGGTGCCTGCGGAATCTCTGTCATGCCCTCGACCTGCGGCGTCTCGCCCTTATCGATCACAAGCTGTGGTGTTTTGATGTCATCAATCTTATTTTCCATTGTTAACCTCCTCGTTGCTTACGATTCCCTCGAAAGGATTTGCTTTGTGCATGCCGTCCTCCATCAGACCGTCCTGCTGGAACATGGTCTTCATGGCGGAGATGTCCGCCGATACGTCCCAGGCCACATCCTGATAAAGGCTGTCCAGAAGCACCACATAGGCGTTGTTGATGGTGTCCATCGCCCCTTCGATCTCTTGCTTGGTATCTCTGATATTCTCGCCTTCCACCGGTTGGTTCTCGATGTCGATGTAGGCGTTGATCAGCTTACGGGTGGTGGGCAGATACTGGTTCATGAACCGGCGAAGGGTACGTGCGCTGCCCGGTGCCTCCTGCACCCTGTCGAAGATCCGGGAGACCACCTGCTCCAGCTCGGTGAGTCGCCGTTTCATCTCTGGATCTTTGACCCGGGCCTGGGCATTGGCCAGATCCCCCAGGAAGACGTCCCCCTCGGAAAGGATGCCGCGCACCTGAGCGGCCAGGGCGGGATCCATGGACTCCAGATTCTTCCCGACTTCTGCCTGTTTCCGCTTGGCGCTTTCGCTGGCCTCCTTGGCCTGGGTATACTGTTTGTAGGCCTTGGAACTGAGGATCAGCGTCTTGCCGCTGTCATCAAAAGTAGCATGGGGCAGCATTCTCCGTTTGATCATTCGTTCCAGGTTCTTGCGGACTGTCTTCTCTGACTCGCCGGCGTGTTTTGCCAGGTCCTTGATGTCGATGTACTCCTCTCGCCCGATGATGGACGCATATTTATAGAAGGTGTCGGTGATTCCCTTCCCGACGAATCCGATGCCGAACAAAATCAGAAATCCCAGCAGAAAGGCCGCGCGCACGCCCAGCCCCGCCAGGTTGTCCATGGAGATGACGCCCTCCTCTGTCAGGGAAGCAAGCATCATCAGCATGCCTACGATCCCAACACCACAAAGCCCGATGTTATTTCCCTTCCCCGGTGTCCTCAGCATGAAAGGCACGGGGCCTGCATAGGGACGACCATACCGGGGTCTGGCCTTGGACTGGTACTGGGGTTTGACCTGCTGCCCTTGCGGGCGAGCGTTGTTGAAGGCGGCGCCTGCCTGCTGTCCTTGCGGGCGAGCGTTGTTAAAGGCGGCGCCTGCCTGCTGCCCTTGCGGGCGAGACTGCGCCTGGCTTTGTGCATGCGGCTGGCTTTGTGCATGCGGCTTGGGGCGAGACTGCGCCTGCGCGTGGCTGCCGCACCCAAAATCCACCTTGGGACTGTTATTGCTGTGATCCAGATCGTTGATGTCATATCTAGGCCCCGCAGGAGTCTTGCCGAAGTTGAACCCCTGTGCCTTCAGGTCATCGGCGAACACCCGAAAATCCTCCCGGATCCCGTCTGCCAGGCCGCTGAAATCTTCCTGATCGATGGCGCTGGAGACTCTGCCCATGACTTTGTCACCGAGATCGGTCATATTATCTACGTAGCTCATTCTCTCCTCCAAAAGAACTGTCTATTCTTCCCCTTGCGGGTCTTGCAATTACCCGTATTCGTATTATACCACAATCCAGACAGATATATACAGTTGATTTGTGGAATTGGAACGGTCTATTTCTCTGGAGAGAGAAACGCCGCTGTTTCGTTTATATCGCCTATTAACGATCTGTTTTGGAGTGGTTGTTCCATGCAGATCGTCCATATCCCTGTTTTGCATGGAACTCTGGACGCAAATAGTTCCATGCAGATCGCTTTATCCCTGTTTTGCATGGAACTTCGGTCGCAAATAGTTCCATGCAGATCGTCTATACCCTCGTTTTGCATGGAACTCCGGTCGGGAGCGGGCCTGTCATGCCGGCGCAACACAAAAAACCTTACGGCGCTTACACCGTAAGGTTTGCAGATCTCACAGAATATTTACATCATCTCCTGGAAACCGGGGACGTAGAGGTGGCGTGGGATGCCATCTACCATGATGGGCTGGACATCGCCCTGGATCAGCGGACGCACGTAGCTGACAAAACGATCCGTTACGTTGTTCCCCTCCTTGTTGATCCAATCACGCGGCACCAGCTTCTCGTCATTAGCGATCTTGTGGACATCCTTGACCTCGGTGCCTGCCTGGTACG contains:
- a CDS encoding VWA-like domain-containing protein — protein: MAEKNYDRIGGEILAAARNELYMAMPFMDVALSTLALVPAGGASPEGEGATQEGAVPTMATDGAALYYNGRWLGRQFVRAPQLVNRGYLHVVFHCMLRHIWKARGKDPYLWDLACDTAVEALMDELHYPCIQSEFVPLKKQFIAECASEMKVVTAEGVYHRLLRMEMAPREVATLRQAFLVDDHGLWVPEEQQEQQKREEQDKNWSDIGERSRTAAETVMAGRGTGGETVADQIRVAMRDDVDYRKFLRRFAAPREIMEVDPDSFDYIFYTYGLQLYGNMPLVEPPETKEEKRIEDLVIAVDTSMSTSGALVKEFLACTWAILRSTETFTRKVNIRIIQCDDRVRADDPVYDMEQLAEYMEHFRLEGGSSTDFRPVFAHVDSLVKGGAFSSLRGLIYFTDGMGIYPKKRPNYDVAFVLLEEPPASVKIPAWAIKLVLELPDLRAARDRLEEEEPELIDWDELPRT
- a CDS encoding leucine-rich repeat protein, with the translated sequence MKKITGFGNWRLQYVITEERKEAGHGEGHRAGEVTSEVTIVRAVTCDRHAVLPEALPVGLSESVGQKNGRAPMSPMLPVVKIAGHALSADPWDTSDVAGVQEIEITDGTPPVEEDQWSNRQMLSLRLPEGIREVGDYAFLNCRSMQRIELADREISWQRACFMNCRALQQVVLRRQRMELDGTNMAFFVGETTGEMEVVVRAGREEARLVFPDYLELYTENNEARQFDYTIEGAGYPYRHVFRDKRLSWHDYDGLWKAYLGRETDLARAARMAWYRVSRPVELTAEHRESYLEYVKDHFSELAEHLLEGGSMEAGAGIDAAGSGELALLVRLAAPDASLLAAAAETARRLGRTDCLAVLMEEEHKQAPAPSGRRKTYEL
- a CDS encoding DUF4234 domain-containing protein; this encodes MDTYTKQIKQRSIWVGILLTIITCGIYYLYWIFVLTDDWNLITEAQGQRPGTTPGLVVILTLITCGLYGIYYWYYLSKRVARVADRNGNALEDDTLLCVILCLFGLGFISAAIQQNNLNMFVDYGM
- a CDS encoding toxic anion resistance protein, with product MENKIDDIKTPQLVIDKGETPQVEGMTEIPQAPSFPVVAEEQKSDESGLSRLEDSLTEKELAQVESFVPQIDVCDTAAVMNYGAGTQKNIAEFANKTLANVKTKDMGEVGAMITTLMGELKSLDDPEDEGGFFGFFRKKKDKLETLKARYNKVETNVTTIENELDARQTQLMKDSAMLDQMYEVNMTYFKELTMYIVAGKKKLEQVRTEQLAALEEKARQTGAPEDAQAAKDLAAQCERFEKKLFDLTTTRTIAMQTAPQIRMVQAADNEMAEKIQSTIVNTIPLWKNQMIIALGVEHSTQAAKAQKAVSDMTNELLKKNADALEMATVEVAKESERGIVDIETLQHTNQKLIDTLDEVLRIQKEGKDRRAAAETELAAIENQLKAKLLEAAQASK
- a CDS encoding 5-bromo-4-chloroindolyl phosphate hydrolysis family protein, with amino-acid sequence MSYVDNMTDLGDKVMGRVSSAIDQEDFSGLADGIREDFRVFADDLKAQGFNFGKTPAGPRYDINDLDHSNNSPKVDFGCGSHAQAQSRPKPHAQSQPHAQSQAQSRPQGQQAGAAFNNARPQGQQAGAAFNNARPQGQQVKPQYQSKARPRYGRPYAGPVPFMLRTPGKGNNIGLCGVGIVGMLMMLASLTEEGVISMDNLAGLGVRAAFLLGFLILFGIGFVGKGITDTFYKYASIIGREEYIDIKDLAKHAGESEKTVRKNLERMIKRRMLPHATFDDSGKTLILSSKAYKQYTQAKEASESAKRKQAEVGKNLESMDPALAAQVRGILSEGDVFLGDLANAQARVKDPEMKRRLTELEQVVSRIFDRVQEAPGSARTLRRFMNQYLPTTRKLINAYIDIENQPVEGENIRDTKQEIEGAMDTINNAYVVLLDSLYQDVAWDVSADISAMKTMFQQDGLMEDGMHKANPFEGIVSNEEVNNGK